The following proteins come from a genomic window of Candidatus Poribacteria bacterium:
- a CDS encoding ester cyclase, whose amino-acid sequence MVLTLNVVSATIAQSSASLPPIPEIPGYYIQEKVPSPSLATNQLGPADVQDVLVYLPPSYADSPGRHYPVIYLLHGYTGYHTYFTSAGGPNLLAQAMLGHDLGLDVGTMEEKLVASGEMNEAILVMPNALNAYGGNLYGNSPLIGDYPAFIAEDLVSYIDSKYRTIADRRARGIAGHSMGGYGALTIAMRYPDVFGAVAAMSPGHIEEATARVYKPEELGQPVVIRKAEDLWALADPKQREINGKYAIAAAWTPNLKNPPYFVDLPTTPEVAEVWKKHKLLYLLPRHGWVLAGTPVLVTAGTGEAVLMKDWPEACLNLVKALQTQGIEASYQGVDGDHLTGLPAMTATSLKFLSAHLTPPIESELEANKTLHRRLFEEVWNEGKLYVADEIYSDDYIYHPLFPNPMGDMDKEERKLFIAAYLNAFPDLHFTIEDQIAEGDLVATRWTATGTQKGELMGIPPLGKPEPGTTTGIDIARIVDGKVVEVWACFDMLGMLEQIGAVPPTRENYTWGEPSKVTGEPGTPEENKAIAEKTLEFWNQKNLAVIDEIWSPEFIAHHPSSGSPLDFESFKQGCLAYITALPDLHAVHDETIAEGDKIVCRWTSTGTHLGKLMGIPPTGKKVTYTGITITRFADGKIVEQWWTMDTLGLMQQLGVIPPMQPKDYSNVFFMTLSPGLNMISLPLEPQTPYTARSLAEKLSATAVIKLDETRQKFVGWTPDAPDDGFPIQGGKGYIVNLLEGKVVAFTGAAWTQPPMPPAAPSILSDAWAFVLSGRLKGKFESGCVVTVRNIRTGEMATDTVRSGYFAVAFADLSRRSVVHVGDRLEVQVRDRFGRVISEPFIFEVRPESIRKAALSVVLDSVGLPDRTELLQNYPNPFNPETWIPYKLAEAGDVMIRIYDLSGRLIRRFDLGHKEPGFYVGRGRAVYWNGRNDAGERVSSGVYVVELRSGDFRATRRMMLVK is encoded by the coding sequence TTGGTTTTAACCCTCAATGTTGTCTCAGCGACCATCGCTCAGAGCAGCGCATCTTTACCGCCGATTCCGGAGATTCCTGGATACTACATCCAGGAGAAGGTGCCCAGCCCCTCGCTGGCGACGAACCAGCTCGGCCCGGCAGACGTGCAGGATGTGTTGGTATATCTGCCGCCCAGCTATGCGGACTCGCCCGGACGGCACTATCCCGTGATCTACCTGCTGCATGGCTACACGGGATATCATACCTACTTCACATCGGCCGGGGGACCTAACTTGCTCGCTCAAGCGATGTTGGGCCATGACCTGGGATTGGACGTCGGCACGATGGAGGAGAAACTCGTCGCCTCTGGCGAGATGAACGAGGCGATCCTGGTCATGCCGAACGCGCTTAACGCTTACGGTGGAAATCTGTATGGTAACTCCCCGCTGATTGGGGACTATCCCGCCTTCATCGCCGAAGACCTGGTCTCGTATATCGACAGCAAGTACCGCACGATCGCGGATCGCAGGGCGCGCGGGATAGCGGGCCACTCCATGGGAGGCTACGGTGCGCTCACTATTGCGATGCGCTATCCCGATGTTTTCGGAGCCGTGGCTGCCATGAGTCCAGGTCACATCGAGGAGGCAACTGCTAGAGTCTATAAACCAGAAGAGTTAGGGCAACCGGTGGTGATCAGAAAAGCTGAGGACCTCTGGGCACTTGCCGATCCAAAGCAGCGTGAAATAAACGGCAAGTATGCGATAGCAGCCGCCTGGACACCGAACCTCAAGAACCCGCCTTACTTTGTCGATCTTCCCACCACGCCCGAGGTTGCGGAGGTCTGGAAAAAACATAAACTCCTTTATCTGCTCCCCCGGCATGGTTGGGTACTTGCCGGCACACCGGTCTTGGTGACAGCAGGCACAGGGGAAGCAGTGCTTATGAAGGATTGGCCTGAAGCTTGTCTCAACCTCGTCAAGGCGCTCCAGACGCAGGGGATTGAGGCCAGCTATCAGGGGGTGGACGGCGACCATCTCACAGGGCTTCCTGCCATGACCGCCACTTCGCTCAAGTTCCTCTCCGCTCATCTCACACCCCCCATCGAAAGCGAGCTCGAAGCGAATAAAACACTCCACCGCCGCCTCTTCGAGGAGGTGTGGAACGAAGGTAAGCTGTATGTGGCGGATGAGATCTACTCCGACGACTACATCTACCACCCTCTCTTCCCAAATCCCATGGGGGATATGGATAAGGAAGAAAGAAAACTGTTCATCGCCGCATATCTCAACGCCTTCCCGGACCTCCATTTCACCATAGAGGATCAGATCGCTGAAGGGGATCTGGTGGCGACCCGATGGACAGCCACAGGCACACAGAAAGGAGAGCTTATGGGCATACCGCCTCTGGGGAAGCCCGAACCCGGAACGACCACGGGAATCGATATAGCCCGCATCGTCGACGGCAAGGTAGTGGAGGTGTGGGCGTGTTTCGATATGCTGGGGATGCTGGAACAGATAGGTGCTGTTCCTCCGACTCGTGAAAATTACACTTGGGGCGAGCCGTCGAAAGTCACGGGTGAACCCGGAACTCCAGAGGAAAACAAAGCTATAGCCGAAAAGACTCTGGAATTCTGGAATCAGAAGAACTTGGCCGTGATAGACGAGATTTGGAGCCCCGAGTTTATCGCCCATCACCCCTCTTCCGGTAGCCCCTTAGATTTCGAGAGTTTCAAGCAGGGCTGTTTGGCATATATAACAGCCCTCCCCGATTTACACGCCGTTCACGACGAAACTATAGCGGAAGGAGATAAGATTGTCTGCCGCTGGACGTCTACCGGCACACATCTGGGTAAACTTATGGGCATACCTCCGACGGGTAAGAAAGTGACGTATACGGGGATAACCATAACCCGCTTCGCTGATGGCAAGATAGTAGAGCAATGGTGGACGATGGACACTCTTGGCTTGATGCAGCAGCTCGGTGTTATTCCCCCGATGCAACCCAAAGATTACTCCAACGTCTTCTTCATGACCCTCTCCCCTGGGCTGAATATGATCTCACTGCCTCTGGAGCCTCAAACACCGTATACCGCTAGATCTCTTGCCGAGAAGCTCTCCGCAACGGCGGTTATCAAGCTGGATGAGACAAGACAGAAATTCGTGGGCTGGACCCCCGATGCACCTGACGATGGATTCCCCATACAGGGGGGCAAGGGATACATAGTCAACCTCCTGGAGGGTAAGGTGGTGGCCTTTACGGGGGCAGCATGGACGCAGCCTCCGATGCCGCCTGCAGCGCCATCCATCTTGTCCGACGCCTGGGCCTTTGTCCTGAGCGGCAGGTTGAAGGGGAAGTTCGAGAGCGGATGCGTCGTGACGGTCAGGAACATCAGAACCGGGGAGATGGCGACCGACACCGTCCGATCCGGATATTTCGCCGTTGCCTTTGCCGATCTCAGCCGAAGGAGCGTAGTCCATGTCGGTGATAGGCTGGAGGTCCAGGTGAGGGATAGATTCGGAAGGGTTATCTCTGAGCCCTTCATCTTCGAGGTGAGGCCTGAATCGATCCGTAAAGCCGCTTTGTCCGTCGTTCTGGATAGCGTCGGTCTTCCCGATCGGACGGAGCTATTGCAGAACTATCCCAATCCCTTCAATCCGGAGACGTGGATACCATATAAGCTGGCGGAGGCGGGCGATGTGATGATCCGGATATACGATCTCTCCGGCAGATTGATCCGCAGGTTCGATCTGGGACATAAGGAGCCTGGGTTCTATGTGGGACGCGGCAGAGCCGTTTACTGGAACGGGCGCAACGACGCCGGTGAAAGGGTATCGAGCGGGGTATATGTGGTGGAACTGCGCTCCGGCGATTTCAGGGCGACGAGGAGGATGATGCTAGTGAAATAG
- the nusG gene encoding transcription termination/antitermination factor NusG, with protein MEAQWYVVRTRTGHEDRVVNQLKTKSACLGVFLPKTEVTEVRRGRKRKREKPLFPGYIFVKMILRDEHWHEIRHTPGVINFISSGQRPIPVDEREITAIMEMVSSGEVPPVSAPFEVGDTVQIINGPFMGAIGVIDEVNEKRERAKVLIDILGKQIPIELDFTDLEKR; from the coding sequence ATGGAGGCTCAATGGTATGTGGTCAGAACAAGAACCGGTCACGAGGACAGGGTCGTGAATCAGCTTAAAACCAAGAGCGCATGCCTGGGTGTCTTCTTGCCTAAAACAGAGGTGACGGAAGTGAGAAGAGGGCGTAAACGGAAGAGGGAAAAACCGCTTTTCCCAGGTTATATCTTCGTCAAAATGATCCTACGTGATGAACACTGGCATGAGATCAGGCACACGCCCGGCGTAATTAACTTCATCTCCAGCGGCCAAAGACCGATACCGGTCGACGAAAGGGAAATCACGGCTATAATGGAAATGGTTTCCTCAGGAGAGGTGCCCCCTGTTTCAGCTCCCTTTGAGGTCGGCGATACGGTTCAGATCATCAACGGGCCATTTATGGGCGCCATCGGAGTTATAGATGAGGTGAATGAGAAGAGGGAAAGAGCAAAGGTGTTAATCGATATCCTAGGCAAACAGATACCTATAGAGCTGGATTTCACCGATTTGGAAAAGAGATGA